The genomic segment TGCTAATAGTCACATTCATATCTATAACTCCTGTTTTGTTTTTACTATCGCGTCAATCAGGCCGTAATCCTTTGCTTCCTCGGCAGACATATAGAAATCGCGGTCCGCATCGCGGTCGATCTTTTCTTTCTTTTGGCCGGTGTGGCTCGCCAAGATGCTATTAAGGCGCTCCTTGGTCTTAATAATCTGGCGCGCTGTAATCTCAACATCAACCGCCTGGCCTTCGGCGCCGCCCATCACCTGATGAATTAACATTTCCGCGTTGGGCAATGCTCGCCGCTTCCCTTTCGTGCCAGCCGTAAGAAGCACAGCTCCCATGGATGCTGCCATGCCAACACAAATCGTAGCCACGTCCGGCTTCACGTACTGCATGGTGTCATAAATTGCAAGACCAGCTGTGACAGACCCGCCTGGACTATTGATATAGAATTGTATGTCTTTTTTGGGATCCTGGCTCTCCAAGAACAAAAGCTGGGCAATGATACTATTTGCTACCATATCATCCACTGGACCGCCCAGAAAAATAATGCGCTCCTTTAAAAGACGAGAGTAAATATCGTACGCCCGCTCGCCGTATTGTGATTTTTCAATGACTGTTGGAATTAGGTTCATAGACGATAAATTATATTTTTATATTACATTTTTACGATGACCAATAGCATTGAGGCTCACAAAATGCTGAATTTCAAAGTCCAAATTACAAATGTCAAATGAATGTCAAAATCCAAATTACAAAACTTTTGACATTAAGTCATTTGAACTTGATTTGTAATTTGACATTTGGACTTTGTAATTAACTAGCTAGACTGTCTTCAGCATCTCCGCCACCTTCTCATTACGCAAAATGTTTTTCACTCGTCCACGCAGCGCCTCGCCGTCTCCATATACCTTTTCCGCCTCCTTGGCATTACGGAATTCTTGCAAATATTCGTTGGCGCGCTTTGTCACGTCTTCCTCGCTTGCCTCTATGTTCTCCTTCTTTGCGATTGCTCGTAAAACTAACGCCCCCTCAACTCGCTCTTTGGCTTTGTCTTTCCAAGAATCTTTTATTTCTTTCTCGGTTTTTTTAATTTGCGCCAAATATGCTTCTATGTTCATTCCCATTGAAGCAAGTTGTTCTTGAAACTCGCTCATCATCTTGTCTAATTCCTGCTCCAGTACAGTGCCGGCTATATGGATAGTGCTCTTTTTAGCAATCGCTTCCAAGATTTTAAGGAAGACGCGCTCGCCCTCCGATTTGTCTTTTTCAAACTTAATGCCTTCCGCAATGCTTGTCTTAAGAGCATCTAAATTATCAAAACCGCCAACGTTTTTTGCAAACTCATCGTTTATCTCCGGAACATGGCGCTCTTGCACCGATTCAACTTTAACGTGAAAATCAACCGCCTTGTCTTGAAGCGCTTTTTGCCCGTAATCCTTGGGGAAGGTAAGAGAAAAATCTTTCTCTTGACCCACGCTTAAGCCGACGAGTTCTTTTTCAAAACCAGGGAGCAAGCGATCCTCGCCAAGCACAAGTGTTTGGCGAGAACCTTCAAGATTCTCTTGCTTTACTCCTGCAATTCTACCCTCAAAAACAATATCAAGAACGTCGCTGTTTTGCGCCGCACGCGCAACCGCGCTTGTTGTAGCGCGGGATTTAGCCAGCCACTCAAGCGCGCTCTGCACTTCTTTTTCTTCAACTTTTATTTCTTTCTTTTCTTTTTCACGAACTTGGCTCGCAATCACCCGAAAATCAGGTAATATAATTTCTGGCAAAAATTCTACCGTTGCGCGATAGTGAAAATCGTTACCCGGCGCAAGCTGAAGAACCTCAACGTGCGGCGAAGCCACAACATCCAGCTTGTGCTCAATACAGGCATCCACAAAACTTTTCTCTAAAGCACGTTCCGCGGCTGTTTCCCATATCTTACCCAGACCAACCGTCGCAACTACCAAATCATCTGGCGCCTTACCCGGACGAAATCCTTTTAACGCCAGATTCTCGCTCAACTTCTTTGTGGCATGCGCGATATACGGTTTCATCTCTTCAACCGAAATAGTAACCTCAAACTGTTTTTCTGTTTCTGTTTTATTTGATAATTGAATTTCCATGGTATAAAATCTCAAAACTCAAAGCTTAAATCGCAAAACTGCAACTCAAATCTCAAAGCTTACAATCTAATTTGTCATCTCCCAAAGGGAGCCTTTGGCCCAAACGCAGTGAGGGATCTGAAGATTTTAGATTTAAGATTTAGATTTGAGTTTTGCCATTTGCGTTTTGAGATTAGTTTTCTACAAGAACTTAACAATAAGCAGCGCTACTATATTCATAACCTTAATCATAGGGTTAATCGCAGGACCAGCGGTATCCTTAAACGGATCGCCTACGGTATCGCCAGTAACGGCTGCCTTATGTGCATCCGAGCCCTTGCCGCCAAAATTGCCCTCTTCAATGTATTTCTTGGCATTATCCCACGCGCCACCCCCAGAAGTCATTGAAAGCGCAAGGAAAAGTCCGGTAATAATACCACCGACCAAAAGCCCCCCGAGAGCTTCCGCGCCAAGAAGCATACCGACGACAATCGGAGCGACGATAGGCAAAAGCGCGGGCACAATCATCGCGCGAATAGCGCGTCCCGTAACAATATCTACCGCGCGTGAATAATCTGGCTTTACTTTGCCCTCCATAATGCCTGGCATTTCACGGAACTGACGGCGCACCTCTTCCACAACAGCTGCCGCAACCTTGCCTACCGCCATCATATTTAATGAAGCAAAAAGATAGCTAACCAATCCTCCAAGCATCAACCCGATTAGAACACGAGGATCCTCCAAGCTGAAAGCGCGGTCAATAGAATCACCAAGCTCTTCTTTATATGCAACAAATAATACAACCGCCGCGAGCCCTGCCGAAGCAATAGCGTATCCTTTAGTAACTGCTTTTGTGGTGTTGCCTGCCGCGTCAAGGATATCAGTAACGTTTCGCGTCTCTTCTGGCAATCCCGCCATCTCGGCGATACCGCCCGCGTTGTCCCCCACTGGGCCAAACGCATCTAGGGTAACTATCACGCCGGATATGGAAAGCATTCCGACTACAGCAAGCGCGATACCATAAACTCCAGCGAGCATGAAGCTTAATAAAATTCCCGCGGCAATAAATATAGTAGGAAGTACGGTTGCCTCATATCCAATAGCAAGGCCGGCAATAACGTTAGTGCCGTGGCCAGAGCGAGATGCTTCGGCAATCGTGCGTACTGGACGAAACTGCTTTGAAGTATAGTAATCTGTTACAACAAACATAGCCGCGCCCACCAAGATACCCATTACAACAGAAATAAATAATCTGATTGGGGAATAGGGGATAATGTCAGACATCATCCAGCTTGTAATGGGGTAGAGAAATAGCAAACTCAATGCCGCCGCGCCAATCACTGCAAGATAAAGATTTTTTGTTACAGACGCAAAATTTGCAAGAAGAACCAGACCCAAACTAAGTAGGGAAGCGACAATACCAACCGCGCCCACCATGAGCGGAAATAACACCGCGTTGTCTACACCCTTAAATAGAAGCGAGCCGAGCAACATAGCAGAGAAGGTTGAAACAACGTATGTTTCAAACACGTCTGCCGCCATACCGGCGCAATCCCCTACGTTGTCACCGACATTATCCGCAATAACTCCAGGGTTACGAGGATCGTCTTCAGGGATACCAACTTCAATTTTTCCCACCAAGTCCGCGCCAACGTCAGCCGCTTTGGTGAAAATACCGCCGCCGATACGCGCGAATACTGAAATAAGAGAACCGCCAAATGCGAGACCCACTAGAGAACTAACGTCATTAGTCCACCAGTAAAATGCCGTTATAACAAAAAGTCCTAGCCCAACGACAAGCATGCCAGTAACAATACCGCTTTGGAATGAAAGACGAAATGCTGGAATTATGCCGCCTGAAGCGCGTTCCGCCGTAGGGCCATTAGTAGAAACCGCCACCATCATGCCAATGTATCCTGCCAAAGCCGATGCTACCGCGCCAACTAAAAAGCCGAGTGCGATATTAAATCCCAAGAACATCAGCAACACGAGAATACCAAGCGCTACTATAAATATTGTTCTATATTGGCGCGCTAAATACGCCTTCGCGGCAACCTTAATCGCCGCTGAAATTTGCGAAACTTGCGGATTCTTCATGGGAATTGCAAGCCC from the Candidatus Spechtbacteria bacterium genome contains:
- the clpP gene encoding ATP-dependent Clp endopeptidase proteolytic subunit ClpP is translated as MNLIPTVIEKSQYGERAYDIYSRLLKERIIFLGGPVDDMVANSIIAQLLFLESQDPKKDIQFYINSPGGSVTAGLAIYDTMQYVKPDVATICVGMAASMGAVLLTAGTKGKRRALPNAEMLIHQVMGGAEGQAVDVEITARQIIKTKERLNSILASHTGQKKEKIDRDADRDFYMSAEEAKDYGLIDAIVKTKQEL
- the tig gene encoding trigger factor encodes the protein MEIQLSNKTETEKQFEVTISVEEMKPYIAHATKKLSENLALKGFRPGKAPDDLVVATVGLGKIWETAAERALEKSFVDACIEHKLDVVASPHVEVLQLAPGNDFHYRATVEFLPEIILPDFRVIASQVREKEKKEIKVEEKEVQSALEWLAKSRATTSAVARAAQNSDVLDIVFEGRIAGVKQENLEGSRQTLVLGEDRLLPGFEKELVGLSVGQEKDFSLTFPKDYGQKALQDKAVDFHVKVESVQERHVPEINDEFAKNVGGFDNLDALKTSIAEGIKFEKDKSEGERVFLKILEAIAKKSTIHIAGTVLEQELDKMMSEFQEQLASMGMNIEAYLAQIKKTEKEIKDSWKDKAKERVEGALVLRAIAKKENIEASEEDVTKRANEYLQEFRNAKEAEKVYGDGEALRGRVKNILRNEKVAEMLKTV
- a CDS encoding sodium-translocating pyrophosphatase produces the protein MFLLIPFIVSIIALFVAGLFAMRGLAIPMKNPQVSQISAAIKVAAKAYLARQYRTIFIVALGILVLLMFLGFNIALGFLVGAVASALAGYIGMMVAVSTNGPTAERASGGIIPAFRLSFQSGIVTGMLVVGLGLFVITAFYWWTNDVSSLVGLAFGGSLISVFARIGGGIFTKAADVGADLVGKIEVGIPEDDPRNPGVIADNVGDNVGDCAGMAADVFETYVVSTFSAMLLGSLLFKGVDNAVLFPLMVGAVGIVASLLSLGLVLLANFASVTKNLYLAVIGAAALSLLFLYPITSWMMSDIIPYSPIRLFISVVMGILVGAAMFVVTDYYTSKQFRPVRTIAEASRSGHGTNVIAGLAIGYEATVLPTIFIAAGILLSFMLAGVYGIALAVVGMLSISGVIVTLDAFGPVGDNAGGIAEMAGLPEETRNVTDILDAAGNTTKAVTKGYAIASAGLAAVVLFVAYKEELGDSIDRAFSLEDPRVLIGLMLGGLVSYLFASLNMMAVGKVAAAVVEEVRRQFREMPGIMEGKVKPDYSRAVDIVTGRAIRAMIVPALLPIVAPIVVGMLLGAEALGGLLVGGIITGLFLALSMTSGGGAWDNAKKYIEEGNFGGKGSDAHKAAVTGDTVGDPFKDTAGPAINPMIKVMNIVALLIVKFL